From the genome of Mycetocola spongiae, one region includes:
- a CDS encoding WXG100 family type VII secretion target: MSQFEAGVDTATGMVHGVNAGGWTGTAADEFIAGWQEWLDGASRVHDTLHHLAVLLGNAAILYTDTERHVTRTAEQSSVPSPGAPGGAAR, from the coding sequence ATGAGTCAATTTGAGGCCGGGGTGGATACCGCCACCGGCATGGTCCACGGCGTGAACGCCGGGGGCTGGACGGGCACCGCCGCCGATGAGTTCATCGCGGGCTGGCAGGAGTGGCTGGACGGCGCCTCGCGGGTGCACGATACCCTGCACCACCTCGCGGTGCTGCTGGGCAACGCCGCGATCCTCTATACCGATACCGAGCGGCACGTCACCCGCACCGCGGAGCAATCCTCGGTGCCGTCGCCGGGCGCACCGGGTGGGGCGGCCCGCTGA
- a CDS encoding WXG100 family type VII secretion target: MRGYRVEATQLEGLLTTLSGFEEFQHEILGRVRATAEGLGADWSGPAQAAFLDLYERWQVGAREMTEASARMSAAAAIGIDNYAAVAAANRGVWS; this comes from the coding sequence ATGCGCGGCTATCGGGTGGAGGCCACGCAGCTGGAGGGGCTCCTGACCACGCTCTCCGGGTTTGAGGAGTTCCAACACGAGATCCTCGGTCGCGTGCGGGCCACCGCGGAGGGGCTGGGTGCCGATTGGTCGGGGCCCGCGCAGGCGGCGTTCCTGGACCTCTACGAGCGCTGGCAGGTGGGGGCCCGGGAGATGACCGAGGCCTCGGCCCGGATGAGCGCCGCCGCGGCGATCGGCATCGATAATTATGCGGCGGTGGCCGCGGCCAATCGGGGGGTGTGGTCCTGA
- a CDS encoding ABC-F family ATP-binding cassette domain-containing protein encodes MAHLLGAEQLHLEFPTRVIFENITVGINEGDRIGIVGKNGDGKSTLLSLLDGRLEPDSGRVTRRRGVTIGFLDQRDILDSDLTVAEAIVGDTEEHVWAGDARVRDVIGGLLSDLPWTEKVGNLSGGQRRRVALAALLVGDWDVIFLDEPTNHLDVEGIAWLAGHLKKRWAANSGGLLVVTHDRWFLDEVSTDTWEVHDGIIEPFEGGYAAYILQRVERDRMASTMEAKRQNLMKKELAWLRRGAPARTAKPKFRIEAANALIEDVPPPRNTVAMSQMASSRLGKDVVDLLDVTVKYGEKTILDNIEWRIAPGERTGILGVNGAGKSTLLGLVTGDVEPTEGRVKRGQTVKIASLTQQLSELEEIANDRVSDVIGRYRTSYATGDKEMTPGQLLEQMGFTSPQLQTPVKDLSGGQRRRLQLLLILLDEPNVLILDEPTNDLDTDMLAAMEDLLDSWPGTLLVVSHDRYLLERVTDQQFAVMNGKFRHLPGGVDQYLELRAATPASAQRPDELVAGGAKAASTGLTGGDLHKAKKELAAITRKIASREKEIATLHASLATHDQSDYTGLGEISARIAKLRDEIDEQELAWLDVSARIEG; translated from the coding sequence GTGGCACATCTTCTCGGAGCGGAACAGCTCCACCTAGAATTTCCGACCCGCGTGATCTTTGAGAACATCACTGTGGGGATTAATGAGGGCGACCGGATCGGCATCGTCGGTAAAAACGGCGATGGTAAGTCGACCCTCCTCTCGCTGCTTGATGGACGGCTGGAACCCGACTCGGGGCGCGTGACGCGCCGCCGCGGCGTGACCATCGGCTTCCTCGATCAGCGCGATATTCTCGACTCCGATCTCACCGTGGCCGAGGCCATCGTGGGCGATACCGAGGAACACGTCTGGGCGGGCGATGCCCGCGTGCGCGATGTAATCGGTGGCCTGCTCTCGGATCTGCCCTGGACCGAGAAGGTGGGTAATCTCTCGGGAGGCCAGCGCCGCCGCGTGGCCCTCGCCGCGCTCCTCGTGGGCGATTGGGACGTTATCTTCCTGGATGAGCCCACCAACCACCTCGACGTGGAGGGCATCGCCTGGCTGGCCGGTCACCTCAAGAAGCGCTGGGCGGCCAATTCCGGCGGCCTGCTGGTGGTGACCCACGACCGGTGGTTCCTCGATGAGGTCTCTACCGATACCTGGGAGGTGCACGACGGCATCATCGAACCCTTCGAGGGTGGTTATGCCGCGTATATCCTGCAGCGCGTCGAGCGCGACCGGATGGCCTCCACGATGGAGGCGAAGCGCCAGAACCTGATGAAAAAGGAGCTGGCGTGGCTGCGCCGCGGTGCCCCCGCGCGCACCGCGAAGCCCAAGTTCCGGATCGAGGCCGCCAACGCCCTGATCGAGGATGTTCCGCCGCCGCGTAATACCGTGGCGATGAGCCAGATGGCCTCCTCGCGCCTCGGCAAGGACGTCGTGGATCTGCTTGATGTCACCGTAAAATACGGCGAAAAAACCATTCTCGATAATATTGAGTGGCGTATCGCGCCGGGTGAGCGCACCGGAATTCTCGGCGTGAACGGCGCCGGCAAGTCCACCCTCCTGGGCCTGGTCACGGGGGACGTGGAACCCACCGAGGGCCGCGTGAAGCGCGGCCAGACCGTGAAGATCGCCTCGCTCACCCAGCAGCTCTCCGAGCTGGAGGAGATCGCCAACGATCGTGTATCCGATGTGATCGGCCGCTATCGCACCAGCTATGCCACGGGCGATAAGGAGATGACCCCCGGTCAGCTCCTTGAGCAGATGGGCTTCACTTCGCCCCAGCTGCAGACCCCGGTGAAGGATCTTTCGGGTGGCCAGCGTCGCCGCCTGCAGCTGCTGCTGATCCTCCTGGACGAGCCGAACGTGCTGATCCTCGATGAGCCCACCAACGACCTGGACACCGATATGCTCGCGGCCATGGAGGACCTCCTGGACTCCTGGCCCGGGACGCTCCTGGTGGTCTCGCATGACCGCTATCTGCTGGAGCGCGTGACCGATCAGCAGTTTGCCGTGATGAACGGTAAGTTCCGGCACCTGCCCGGTGGGGTAGACCAGTATCTGGAGCTGCGCGCGGCCACCCCCGCGAGCGCCCAGCGCCCGGATGAGCTGGTGGCCGGCGGCGCGAAGGCGGCCTCGACCGGCCTGACCGGCGGCGACCTGCATAAGGCAAAGAAGGAACTCGCGGCGATCACGCGCAAGATCGCGAGCCGCGAAAAGGAGATCGCCACGCTGCATGCCAGCCTGGCAACCCACGATCAGTCCGATTACACCGGGCTGGGCGAGATCAGCGCCCGCATCGCCAAGCTGCGGGACGAGATCGACGAGCAGGAGCTCGCCTGGCTCGACGTATCCGCGCGCATCGAGGGCTAG
- a CDS encoding MetQ/NlpA family ABC transporter substrate-binding protein, which yields MSVKRKIAGVIAGMTLIGLLAGCSASADKTTPADGTDKPIKIGVVNESEAYWKDYVEAAKKEGINVEIVGFAEYPLPNPALQAGDIDLNQFQHIIYLAQHDAATGDDLVPVGSTAIFPLSLYSNKYKTPEEIPADSKIAIPNDESNQARALLVLQSAGLVKLKDGGSTISTPEDVLPESKVEVTAVDGALAPTLLDDPAVAGAVINNDWATKAGIDIQSAIAKDSAEDPKSQAYVNIFAARGADKDNPTFKKLVEIYQNDQKVLDGVQKTNNNTAVFAKIPAADLQKTLEDQIKLIKDNK from the coding sequence ATGTCTGTTAAGCGTAAAATTGCCGGAGTTATTGCCGGTATGACCCTCATCGGTCTCCTGGCCGGTTGCTCGGCTAGCGCCGATAAGACCACCCCCGCGGATGGCACGGATAAGCCGATCAAGATTGGTGTGGTCAACGAGAGCGAAGCCTATTGGAAGGACTACGTTGAGGCCGCGAAGAAGGAGGGCATCAACGTCGAGATCGTTGGTTTCGCCGAGTACCCCCTCCCCAACCCGGCCCTGCAGGCCGGAGATATCGACCTCAACCAGTTCCAGCACATCATCTACCTCGCGCAGCACGATGCCGCGACCGGAGACGACCTGGTTCCCGTGGGTTCCACCGCAATCTTCCCGCTGAGCCTGTACTCGAATAAGTACAAGACCCCCGAGGAGATCCCCGCGGATTCGAAGATCGCCATCCCGAATGACGAGTCCAACCAGGCCCGCGCACTCCTCGTGCTGCAGTCCGCCGGACTCGTGAAGCTCAAGGATGGTGGCTCGACCATCTCGACCCCCGAGGACGTCCTGCCGGAGTCCAAGGTGGAGGTCACCGCCGTGGACGGCGCACTCGCCCCCACGCTGCTGGATGACCCGGCCGTGGCCGGAGCCGTCATCAATAACGACTGGGCCACCAAGGCCGGTATCGATATTCAGTCGGCCATCGCCAAGGACAGCGCCGAGGACCCCAAGTCCCAGGCCTATGTCAATATCTTCGCCGCCCGCGGTGCCGATAAGGACAACCCCACCTTCAAGAAGCTGGTGGAGATCTACCAGAACGACCAGAAGGTCCTCGACGGCGTACAGAAGACCAATAACAACACCGCCGTCTTCGCGAAGATCCCCGCCGCGGATCTGCAGAAGACCCTTGAGGACCAGATCAAGCTGATCAAGGACAATAAGTAA
- a CDS encoding MarR family winged helix-turn-helix transcriptional regulator, with translation MPAQTDEVDLIVESWERERPDLDFAPLRVLSRVDRLSRHLDRARRSAFADSGLEAWEFDVLASLRRAGAPYTLSPKRLLTQTLVSSGTMTNRIDRLYSRGLVRRETDPNDGRGILVVMTGAGLAAVDSAIAALLEAEAVLLSAISEEDQAALSALLRRLSLDAPESGGADAGAPAETPAP, from the coding sequence ATGCCCGCACAAACCGATGAAGTCGATCTGATCGTAGAGTCGTGGGAACGCGAGCGCCCGGATCTGGATTTTGCCCCGCTGCGCGTTCTCTCCCGCGTGGATCGACTGAGCCGCCACCTGGATCGCGCCCGCCGCTCGGCATTTGCGGATTCCGGGCTGGAGGCCTGGGAGTTTGATGTCCTGGCCTCGCTGCGGCGCGCGGGTGCCCCCTATACGCTGAGCCCCAAGCGGCTCCTCACCCAGACGCTGGTATCCAGCGGCACGATGACCAATCGCATCGACCGGCTCTATTCGCGCGGGCTGGTCCGGCGCGAGACCGATCCCAATGACGGCCGCGGCATCCTGGTGGTCATGACCGGGGCGGGCCTGGCCGCGGTGGACTCGGCGATTGCCGCACTGCTCGAGGCCGAGGCCGTGCTGCTCTCCGCGATCTCGGAGGAGGACCAGGCCGCGCTCTCGGCGCTGCTGCGCCGCCTGAGCCTGGACGCCCCCGAGTCCGGCGGCGCGGATGCCGGAGCGCCCGCGGAGACGCCGGCCCCCTAG
- a CDS encoding methionine ABC transporter permease: protein MNPLFEKLLSATGETLYLVSASLIVGGAAGLLIGLTMYLTRSGNLFANRAVFGILNVIVNIFRPIPFIILLAALQPLTRAVVGTGIGNNAMIFTISIAATFGISRIVEQNLLTVSPGVIEAARSVGASRLRTVFTVLLPEALGPLILGYTFVVVVIVDMSALAGYVGGGGLGNYAITYGFRQFNPAVTWSAVFVVVVIVQIVQFAGNALARKLMRR, encoded by the coding sequence ATGAACCCGCTGTTCGAAAAGCTGCTGAGCGCCACCGGCGAGACGCTGTATCTGGTCTCCGCGAGCCTCATCGTGGGTGGTGCGGCGGGCCTGCTGATCGGGCTCACGATGTATCTCACGCGCTCGGGCAACCTCTTTGCCAATCGCGCGGTGTTTGGCATCCTTAACGTGATCGTGAATATTTTCCGTCCGATCCCGTTCATTATTCTGTTGGCGGCCCTGCAACCGCTCACCCGTGCGGTGGTGGGCACCGGTATCGGCAATAACGCGATGATCTTCACGATCTCGATTGCCGCGACGTTTGGGATCTCCCGGATCGTGGAGCAGAACCTGCTCACGGTCTCGCCCGGCGTGATCGAGGCCGCCCGCTCGGTGGGTGCCTCGCGGCTGCGCACCGTCTTTACCGTGCTGCTGCCCGAGGCCCTGGGCCCGCTGATTCTCGGCTATACGTTTGTGGTGGTGGTGATCGTGGACATGTCGGCCCTCGCCGGTTATGTCGGCGGCGGTGGACTCGGAAACTATGCGATCACGTATGGCTTCCGGCAGTTCAACCCGGCGGTCACCTGGTCCGCTGTATTTGTGGTGGTGGTGATCGTGCAGATCGTGCAGTTCGCCGGCAATGCGCTGGCGCGCAAGCTCATGCGCCGCTGA
- a CDS encoding TNT domain-containing protein, protein MSYSVIDIHPESYLDAAELCGRLRDDAAEATERWLAELRECAGMAGSCDAAVAFAADYDAAAAQIMEGLDTLEAALDQLRYGLELTARNHVWGEWSSRLQPGSAPEIAVTPAAPRRCRAAPASAAGEPNSALPDVPEWVADFLLALWPDGDTDALARAEGAWRELAEDMTGLRGRARGILDHLARVVSPEIPQIEERVDTLLDGLSSLREGAGETAAALHDFSAGPEGIQQTRADTLSEVNVLLVELDISIGFAAVTSFFTLGASAVVEGAAITGRVALSAGRIAGFVANLGIRAQASAARIAAVVGRLTLTGRRFEAVTTRAVLFSGRSAATVVGGTASSVTAEWIVRGEDFDLESSVVNGLAGSAIGGALGHVMGSRFWSARAARGPSGTGMRPQLGSYSLRPENAGVLPGIGREYYHRRLLSPSGAPILSVGVRPTGQGLLSRAPERIVRIGEGGIYAEARRLAIDADSYGFHELKHVAPPSELDWKRIDEHVLDLVEDRAHPYGFDADLHALSAAEYQRKYLLHQIDDRTGLHWSRFPSAGGSIAGNDRVYARGWEEFHEHNPGFTVDRIGPKTGKYFGIVIDGVPFSFEARAMDIHALMDAPYSRGFLVPRLPEPAGDWIIHTSRAAPAMGQPGGAGQLRILAPRAGHEISDPGLRHTLERLERNAGIGARRRADLLEDYPLDDLYAEVSQVGATKRQVLVIKKTYWPEVGPEGAGR, encoded by the coding sequence ATGTCCTATTCGGTCATCGATATTCATCCCGAGTCCTACCTGGATGCGGCGGAGCTCTGCGGGCGGCTGCGTGACGACGCCGCGGAGGCCACCGAGCGCTGGCTCGCGGAGTTGCGCGAGTGCGCCGGCATGGCCGGGTCCTGTGACGCCGCGGTGGCCTTCGCCGCGGATTATGATGCCGCGGCGGCGCAGATTATGGAGGGTCTGGATACCCTCGAGGCTGCGCTGGACCAGCTCCGGTACGGGCTGGAGCTCACGGCGCGCAATCACGTCTGGGGCGAGTGGTCCTCGCGCCTGCAACCGGGAAGCGCGCCCGAGATCGCGGTGACCCCCGCGGCGCCGCGGCGCTGTCGTGCCGCCCCGGCGTCGGCCGCGGGGGAGCCCAACTCCGCTCTGCCCGATGTTCCCGAGTGGGTGGCGGATTTTCTATTGGCCCTGTGGCCCGATGGCGATACCGATGCGCTGGCCCGCGCCGAGGGTGCCTGGCGGGAGCTGGCCGAGGACATGACCGGGCTGCGGGGCAGGGCCCGCGGGATCCTTGACCACCTGGCGCGCGTCGTCTCCCCGGAGATTCCGCAGATCGAGGAGCGGGTAGATACCCTCCTCGACGGTCTGAGTTCCCTCCGGGAGGGTGCCGGGGAGACCGCCGCGGCGCTCCACGATTTTTCGGCGGGCCCCGAGGGCATCCAGCAGACCCGGGCCGATACCCTGAGCGAGGTGAACGTGCTCCTGGTGGAGCTGGACATCTCGATCGGGTTTGCCGCGGTCACCAGCTTCTTCACGCTGGGGGCCTCGGCGGTGGTGGAGGGGGCGGCGATCACCGGCCGGGTGGCGCTTTCCGCGGGCCGCATCGCGGGCTTTGTGGCCAATCTTGGGATCCGGGCGCAGGCCTCGGCCGCGCGGATCGCCGCGGTGGTGGGGCGGCTCACGCTCACCGGCCGGCGGTTTGAGGCCGTGACCACCCGCGCGGTGCTCTTTAGCGGGCGAAGTGCGGCCACCGTGGTGGGCGGCACCGCCAGTTCGGTCACGGCCGAGTGGATTGTGCGCGGCGAGGACTTCGATCTGGAGTCCTCTGTCGTGAACGGCCTGGCCGGCAGCGCGATCGGCGGGGCGCTTGGGCACGTTATGGGTTCCCGCTTTTGGAGCGCACGGGCTGCCCGGGGCCCATCGGGCACCGGGATGCGGCCGCAGCTGGGCTCCTATTCGCTCCGGCCCGAAAACGCGGGGGTGCTTCCGGGCATTGGCCGGGAGTATTACCATCGCCGCCTGCTGAGCCCCTCCGGTGCCCCCATACTCTCGGTGGGTGTGCGGCCCACCGGGCAGGGCCTGCTCTCGCGAGCCCCCGAGCGCATCGTGCGCATCGGCGAGGGAGGCATTTATGCGGAGGCGCGGCGGCTCGCGATCGACGCCGATTCCTATGGTTTTCACGAGCTGAAGCATGTGGCGCCGCCCTCGGAACTGGACTGGAAGCGGATTGATGAGCACGTCCTGGACCTGGTTGAGGACCGCGCACATCCCTATGGTTTTGATGCCGACCTGCATGCGCTCTCGGCCGCGGAGTATCAGCGGAAATACCTGCTGCACCAGATCGATGATCGCACGGGGCTGCACTGGTCGCGTTTCCCGAGCGCGGGTGGCTCGATTGCGGGAAACGATCGGGTTTATGCCCGCGGCTGGGAGGAGTTCCACGAGCATAATCCCGGCTTCACCGTGGACCGCATTGGCCCAAAAACCGGAAAATATTTTGGCATCGTGATCGACGGGGTGCCGTTTAGCTTCGAGGCGCGCGCAATGGATATTCACGCGCTGATGGACGCCCCCTATAGCCGCGGGTTTCTGGTGCCCCGGCTCCCGGAACCCGCCGGGGACTGGATCATTCATACCTCGCGCGCGGCCCCCGCGATGGGGCAGCCGGGCGGCGCCGGGCAGCTCCGGATCCTGGCGCCCCGCGCGGGGCACGAGATCAGCGATCCCGGGCTGCGCCATACGCTGGAGCGGCTGGAGCGCAACGCCGGTATCGGGGCGAGGCGGCGGGCGGATCTCCTGGAGGACTATCCGCTAGATGATCTTTATGCGGAGGTGTCACAGGTCGGGGCGACAAAACGTCAGGTGCTTGTGATCAAGAAAACGTATTGGCCCGAGGTGGGGCCGGAGGGTGCGGGGCGATGA
- a CDS encoding methionine ABC transporter ATP-binding protein: MALVSLVDVTKRYPSATEKRQTVAAVDGVSLDIEAGEIYGIIGYSGAGKSTLVRLINALEPVTSGSIHVDGADVTRMRESELRTLRLGVGMIFQQFNLFGSKTVRGNIEYPLRVAGMPAAQRRARVAELLEFVGLTEKSGSYPDQLSGGQKQRVGIARALASSPRILLADEATSALDPETTHEVLALLKRVNRELGITIIVITHEMEVIQQIATRVAVMENGKVVEDGDVFEIFSEPRHHATRRFVSTVVRSVPAGEELAALRARHPGRIVTVSFVEGAQSQADVFAVLGSAGIGFELIYGGMNDVQGRTFGHLTLALTGEAPAIDAALESVARIADVVEAQA, translated from the coding sequence GTGGCCCTCGTGAGCCTGGTCGATGTGACCAAACGATACCCCTCGGCGACCGAAAAACGGCAGACCGTGGCCGCGGTGGACGGCGTCAGCCTCGATATCGAGGCCGGCGAAATCTACGGCATCATCGGTTATTCCGGAGCCGGTAAGTCCACGCTGGTGCGCCTGATTAACGCGCTGGAGCCGGTGACCTCGGGCAGCATCCACGTGGATGGCGCCGATGTTACCCGGATGCGCGAATCGGAGCTGCGCACCCTGCGCCTGGGCGTGGGCATGATTTTCCAGCAGTTTAATCTTTTTGGCTCCAAGACCGTGCGCGGCAATATCGAGTATCCGCTGCGGGTCGCCGGGATGCCCGCGGCCCAGCGTCGCGCCCGGGTCGCGGAGCTCCTAGAATTTGTGGGGCTCACCGAGAAGTCCGGAAGCTATCCCGATCAGCTCTCGGGCGGGCAAAAGCAGCGCGTGGGTATCGCCCGGGCACTCGCGAGCTCGCCGCGCATCCTGCTGGCCGATGAGGCCACGAGTGCGCTTGACCCCGAGACCACCCACGAGGTCCTGGCCCTGCTGAAGCGGGTGAACCGGGAGCTGGGCATCACCATCATCGTGATCACCCACGAGATGGAGGTGATCCAGCAGATCGCCACCCGCGTGGCCGTCATGGAAAACGGGAAGGTCGTGGAGGACGGCGACGTCTTCGAGATTTTCTCCGAGCCGCGGCATCACGCCACGCGCCGCTTTGTATCCACCGTGGTGCGTTCGGTCCCCGCGGGCGAGGAGCTCGCGGCACTGCGCGCGCGGCACCCCGGCCGAATCGTCACGGTGTCCTTTGTGGAGGGGGCACAGAGCCAGGCCGATGTTTTTGCGGTGCTCGGCTCCGCGGGTATCGGCTTTGAGCTGATCTACGGCGGAATGAATGATGTTCAGGGCCGCACCTTTGGCCACCTCACGCTGGCGCTGACCGGGGAGGCCCCCGCGATAGACGCGGCGCTGGAATCTGTGGCCCGCATTGCCGATGTTGTGGAGGCACAAGCATGA
- a CDS encoding 4-(cytidine 5'-diphospho)-2-C-methyl-D-erythritol kinase, with translation MSAEQSSQVVAARAPGKVNLFLSVGAVMEDGYHDVATAYQAVSLYEDVHAYPADDFSVSFSGRINTSTVPTDGSNLAIKAARLLARKTGYRGGVRLEIEKNVPVAGGMGGGSADAAATLLACDALWGTGLTREDLVRLAAKLGADVPFALVGGTALGSGRGDRLSPALTTGNFTWVFALAEQGLSTPAVYRRLDEHREKHALDISPASTVPQVDPNVLQAIRAGDAAMLADSMHNDMQVAALQMQPGLSSVIELGERSGALAGIVSGSGPTVAFLASDVDSALEIQVSLSANGIRTVRAQGPVSGARLITE, from the coding sequence ATGAGTGCAGAGCAGTCTTCACAGGTGGTCGCCGCCCGTGCACCGGGCAAGGTCAACCTGTTTCTGTCGGTCGGGGCCGTCATGGAGGACGGGTATCACGACGTCGCCACGGCCTATCAGGCGGTATCGCTGTACGAGGACGTACACGCCTATCCCGCGGATGATTTTTCGGTGAGCTTCAGCGGCCGGATTAATACCTCCACGGTCCCCACGGACGGCTCCAACCTGGCCATTAAAGCCGCGCGCCTACTGGCCCGCAAAACCGGTTATCGTGGCGGCGTCCGCCTCGAAATCGAAAAAAACGTGCCCGTGGCCGGCGGCATGGGCGGGGGCTCGGCCGATGCGGCCGCCACGCTCCTGGCCTGTGATGCGCTGTGGGGCACCGGGCTGACCCGCGAGGACCTGGTGCGCCTGGCCGCGAAGCTCGGCGCGGATGTGCCCTTTGCCCTGGTCGGGGGCACCGCCCTGGGATCGGGTCGCGGCGACCGGCTGAGCCCGGCACTGACCACCGGAAACTTCACCTGGGTCTTTGCGCTGGCCGAGCAGGGCCTGTCCACCCCCGCCGTTTATCGCCGGCTTGATGAGCACCGCGAGAAGCATGCGCTGGATATCTCCCCGGCCAGCACCGTCCCGCAGGTGGACCCCAACGTCTTGCAGGCGATCCGCGCGGGTGATGCCGCGATGCTCGCCGATTCCATGCATAACGACATGCAGGTGGCGGCGTTGCAGATGCAGCCCGGCCTGAGCTCCGTGATCGAGCTGGGGGAGCGCAGCGGCGCCCTCGCCGGGATCGTGTCCGGCTCGGGACCCACCGTGGCCTTCCTCGCCTCGGATGTGGATTCGGCGCTTGAGATTCAGGTATCGCTGAGCGCCAACGGCATCCGCACGGTGCGCGCGCAGGGCCCGGTCTCGGGTGCCCGCCTCATCACCGAATAG
- the glmU gene encoding bifunctional UDP-N-acetylglucosamine diphosphorylase/glucosamine-1-phosphate N-acetyltransferase GlmU, whose protein sequence is MKSRTPKLLHPLGGRPVVGHVMEAARGLGAEHILAVVRHERDAVSAVVLDALPGAIIVDQDDIPGTGRAVEQAVAALPADFDGDVLVLNGDVPLLTAETLADLVARHRASHAAATILSALLDDATGYGRIIRQDGGNLDYIVEHKDASAAELAVNEINAGIYLFGLAALRTQLAALTTENAQGEKYITDVLGLLREAGSAVAALAVSDAHEVEGINDRVQLSAAAARLNAQTIERWQRAGVTVQDPATTWIDVQATFEPDVTLKPGTQILGPSTVARDAIIGPDTTLFAVEVGEGAEIKRSEASHSVIGAGATVGPFSYLRPGTILGEDGKIGGFVETKNAQIGTGSKVPHLSYVGDAVIGENTNIGAGTIFANYDGEKKHASTVGSHVRIGSHSVLVAPVTIGDGAFSGAGTVVRKDVPAGSLAINVAPQRNLEGWTQSKRPTSSSADAARAADEESSKNTETSPN, encoded by the coding sequence ATGAAGTCCCGCACCCCCAAACTCCTGCATCCCCTGGGCGGTCGCCCCGTGGTGGGGCACGTCATGGAGGCGGCGCGTGGCCTCGGCGCCGAGCATATCCTCGCCGTGGTCCGCCACGAGCGTGACGCCGTATCCGCCGTGGTCCTCGACGCCCTGCCCGGGGCCATCATCGTGGATCAGGACGATATCCCCGGCACCGGTCGCGCCGTGGAGCAGGCCGTGGCCGCACTGCCCGCCGATTTTGACGGCGATGTGCTGGTGCTCAACGGAGACGTTCCGCTGCTCACCGCCGAGACCCTCGCGGATCTGGTGGCCCGCCACCGCGCCTCGCATGCCGCCGCCACCATCCTCTCGGCCCTCCTCGACGATGCCACCGGTTATGGCCGCATCATCCGTCAGGACGGCGGAAACCTCGACTATATCGTGGAGCATAAGGACGCCTCCGCCGCGGAACTCGCTGTCAACGAGATCAACGCCGGCATCTATCTTTTTGGTCTCGCCGCCCTGCGCACGCAGCTGGCCGCACTCACCACCGAAAACGCCCAGGGCGAGAAGTACATCACCGATGTGTTGGGCCTGCTGCGCGAGGCCGGATCCGCCGTGGCCGCCCTCGCGGTGAGCGATGCCCACGAGGTTGAGGGCATTAACGACCGCGTGCAGCTCTCCGCGGCCGCCGCGCGCCTCAACGCCCAGACCATCGAGCGCTGGCAGCGCGCCGGCGTCACCGTGCAGGACCCCGCCACCACCTGGATCGACGTGCAGGCCACGTTTGAGCCCGATGTCACCCTGAAGCCCGGCACCCAGATCCTCGGCCCGAGCACCGTGGCCCGCGATGCCATCATCGGCCCGGATACCACGCTCTTCGCCGTGGAGGTGGGCGAGGGAGCCGAGATTAAGCGCTCCGAGGCCAGCCACTCCGTGATCGGGGCGGGCGCCACCGTGGGCCCGTTCAGCTATCTGCGCCCGGGCACCATCCTCGGCGAGGACGGCAAGATCGGCGGCTTTGTGGAAACCAAAAACGCGCAGATCGGCACCGGCAGCAAGGTACCGCACCTGTCCTATGTGGGTGACGCCGTGATCGGCGAGAATACCAATATCGGTGCCGGCACCATCTTCGCCAATTATGACGGCGAAAAAAAGCACGCCTCGACCGTGGGTTCGCACGTCCGAATCGGGTCGCACAGCGTGCTGGTGGCACCGGTTACAATTGGAGACGGTGCGTTCTCCGGCGCCGGCACGGTTGTCCGCAAGGACGTACCCGCCGGCTCGCTGGCCATCAACGTGGCCCCTCAGCGCAATCTTGAGGGATGGACCCAGTCCAAGCGCCCCACGAGCTCCTCGGCAGACGCCGCCCGCGCGGCCGACGAGGAATCCTCAAAAAACACAGAAACCTCCCCGAACTAA